The sequence GATGAAGCGCACGCCATACTCGCCGCCGCGCGCGATCCGCCGCTCGATTCTGCTCTGCGCGATCTTCGCCGCGCTTGTGATAACGCCTTCGCTATCGCGCGCCGCCGAGAATCTTCTAAAGAATGGCGACTTCTCCACCGGCTCCGGCGATCAACCCGACGTCTGGCGCACCGAGGCGTGGATCAACAAGCCCGAGAGTTTCGAGACGCACTGGACCAATCCGCCGGCCCCCGGCATCAGCGAACTCGAAGTGAATAACATCGAGGCCAACGACGGCCGCTGGATGCAATCGCTGACGCTGGGCCCCGGATGGTACGAACTCAGCGCCGAGGTCCGCACCGAAAACGTCGGCGACAAGGAAACCGGCGCGTCGATCTCGGTGCTCGAGGACGGCGTGATGTCCGCCGACATCCACGGCACCAGCGGATGGCAGCGCGTGTCGCTCTATCTGAGAGTCGGAAAGCAGGGCGCCGATATCGATGTCGGGCTCCGCGTCGGCGGCTTCGGCAGCCTGAACACTGGCAAAGCTTTTTTTAAGAATTCGCGGCTGATCAAGATCGATGCGCCGCCGCCGCAAGCCACGCCGGCCTTCGATCTCACGGAAATTCGCAAGCAGGCGCTGCCGGTGCCGATCGGCAGGCCGTATTCGATGGTGCTGACTTTCATCGGGTTGATTCTCGTCGCGATCGTCGGATGGCGCGTCTTTGGCGAGGAGCAACCCGTCGCACAACCTGCGAGCGACGCGGCGAAAAAACGAACCGAGCGGGCGGCGCGGCGATGAACGCAGCCGAGAAACGTAATCGTCAAATCGAAAACGCGGTCTTCCTGATCCCGTTCGTCTCCTACGCCTACTTTTACCAGGGCTCCGATCAGAGCGTCGCCTGCCGCTTCGATCTGATGCGCTCGATGCTCGAGAAGGGCACGCTCTGGATCGACGATTTCTGCGGTTTCAACACCGCCGACATCATCAAATTCGGCCCGCATATTTATTCCGTCAAAGCGCCGGGCACTTCCTTCACCGCCTTGATTCCGTGGGCCGCGATCAAGCTCGCCTTGACGCCGTTGCAGGCGAATCACGAGGAAATGTTCTGGGCATTCGCGACCTATCTGACGACGCTCGCGACGACCGGCCTCCTCACCGCGCTGATGTGCCTCGTGATGTATCGATTCGCGCGCTTTCTCGGCGCGCCGGAAGGCCGCGCCGCCGGCATCGCGATGATCCTCGGCCTCGGCACGATTGCCTTCCCCTATGCGACGGAACTCACCGGCGAGCCGGTCGCCGCGGTGACTTCATTTTGCGGATTCTACCTGGTTGCGACGTTCACCAAGCGATCGTCGATCGCGCGCGCGTTCTTCGGCGGCTTCCTCGCCGGCTGGGCCGTGCTCAACGACTACCCGGTCTTTCTCGCCGCCGCGGCAATCGGGATTTACGCGCTGTTCAAGTTGCCCGCATGGAAAGATGTGGCCGCATTCTCGGCCGGCGCCGCGATCACCGCGATCGTGTTATTCGCTTACAACTGGGGCGCATTCGGCAGCCCGCTCTTCTTCAGCTACCAGGCCTTCAAACTGCCCGAGAACGCCCAGTTTCCCGAGCAAGCCGTCGGCTTCGTCGGCCTCACCTATCCGAAAATCCGCATCCTGTGGAACGTCCTGCTCGATCCTCAGCGCGGGCTCTTATTTTGCAATCCGGTGTTGCTGCTGACGATTCCGGCGGTCGCATACTTCGCCCGGCAATTGCGATGGCGCGCCGAATTCGCCGTGACGGTCTTTGCTTTCATGGCGTTGATTCTCTTCAACGCCTCCTACGGCGAATCGATCGTATCGTGGGGCGGCGGCACCGCGACTGGTCCGCGCCAGATCGTCGCGGCGATTCCGTTCATGGTATTGACGCTCGCGTTCCTGCCGGCTGCGTCGGACCTCCTGCTCGGCGCGCTGGCCTTCGTCTCGGTTGCGATCATGCTGATGGCGACTGCGACCAATCCGCACTTTCCCTATGAGTACGAAAATCCGGTGCGCGATTTTGCGCTGCAACAATTCATGCGCGGCGATTTCGCCACCAATCGCGACTCGTTTTTCGGCGGCGGTATGCTCTTCGGCGACTCGATCGCTTTCAATCTTGGCACGCTGCTGCGATTGCCCGGCCCGATGCAATTATGGCCGCTCGCGGCGTGGTGGATTATCGGCGCGTTCGATTTCGCCGAGTCGCTCCAACTATGGGGCCGCAAAACGACGCGTCATCTGATCGCGATTGCCGCCTCGATCGGAATCGCCAGCATCTTTCTGCTCTCGATGAGCGCCGCGATTTTGCAGCCTTACGAACTCAGCCGCCCGAACGGATTGCTCGGCCGTTACATGGTCGGCGACAACTGCGCCGATAGCCCGCCGCATATCGTGCGCGTCGATCCGCAACTCGACTTCGTGAATATCGGCCACATGGGTGCGATGCCGTTTCCGTCGTGCACCGTGTGGAAGGGCCAATTGATCGCGCCGACCGCCGGCGACTACCGTTTCGCGATCGACGTTGACGATTCAGGATGGGTCGCGATCGATGGCGTGCAGATCATTCGCGATCCGGGCAACACCAGCAAGCCGCACGAGGAGGGCACTATCCACCTCACCGCGGGACGGCATCTGATCGAGGTCGGCCAGCGCAACCTCGCCGGCGACGCCTACATCCATCTTTTCTGGCAGCCGCCCGGCGCCGGCGGCCCCGAAATTATCCCGTCGAAAGCGTTGATTCCTGAGCGCCTCGATCACGCCGCGCGCTAATCCCGTTCCGGTATCAAGCCCGCCCGCGTGATTTCGCGTCGTTCGCTCTTGTCCAGCGCTTCCGCTGCGCGCGAAAGCGGAAACGTCGCATCGCACATCTCGCGGTACGGAAACCGATCGATATGCGCCGATAGAAAATCGAGCGACTTCTTCAAGTAGTGCGGCGGATAGGTCGCGACGCCGATGATCTCCAGCGATTTGAAAGTGATCAGCGAAGGCGCAAGCTCCACCGTCAGCTTCGGCGATATGTTCCCGACTTCGATCAGCCGCCCGCCGTTGCGCGTGAGGCGAATGCCATCCATGAACGCATTCGGCACGCCCGCGACTTCGAGCACCACGTCGGGCAGACCGTTGCACAACTCGCGGACGCGTTTTTCGCGCGCCTCGAATTCAGCGTGATCGCTCATATCGATCGTATCGTCGGCGCCGAAGCGTTTCGCCTCGCGAAGCCGCAGCTCGACCCCGTCGATCGCGATCACTCGCGCGCCGCGCGCCTTCGCGATCGCCATCGCATGCAGCCCGAGTCCGCCTGCGCCAAGCACCAGCAACGTCTCGCCGTATGCCAGCCGCGCGCGATCGAGGCTCCAGTACACTTGCGACATCGCGCAGTTGGCCGACGACGCGATCGAATCGGGCACGTTGTCCGGCACTCGATAAAAGTGCTGCTCGGGCTTCACGATATAATGCGTCGCGAAGGTGGCGGTGAAATGCGGCGGCTCGTCGGGATGGCGCATGCCCATCCCCTTCGCCGTGCACGCGGCATGATTGCCGGTCACACAATTCACGCATCGATTGCACACCGTGTAGTACACCGGCGCGATGCGGTCGCCGACCTTGACCGGCACGCCCGCCCAGTCGGTCTTCACGCCCGCGCCCAGCGAATCGATATGCCCGCTCATCTCGTGACCGGGCATGATGCCGCGGCGGCCAAATTCTCCCTTCCACATGTGCACTTCGGAACCGCACACATTGGTCTGCGTAACGGTCGCCACGATTCCGCCGGGCTGCGCGGTGGGAACGTCATATTCGTGAAATTCAATCTGATGCGCTGCGGGAATAAATGCGACGCGGCCTTTCATCGTGATGCCTCCGAAGAATTTGTGAATCGCCGCATCGGCGAGTTGGATCGTCGCCTCGGCGAATTGAAGTGATGGCCCGTTTTCTATCCTGCGCGAAAAAAATGTCAAGCGCGTGCGCTTCGACCTCGCGCGACCGTCATTCAACGCGATGCCGGCGGCGCGCCCGGTATCGTCAACGGCGATAGTCCCGGCGCGATCGAAAATCGCGACGCCGCGGGCGATTTGCCGATGGTCGAGCCCGAGCCCCGGTTATCTGATGACGTCGGTAGCGTCGGTCGCGCCGGCGCGATCGCTGCCGCCGTCGGCTCAGACGCCGGCGGAGACTCGCTCGGTTGCGTGAACGTCGGTCGCCGAGTCCGCTTCGCCACTACCAGCAATTGCCGCAGCAGATTCGATTCCTCAGTCCCGCGCGATATGCAATCGACGTCCTTGGTCTGGCGCAGCGGCACCCGCACCGGCGACGCAAACGTCGCGCGCACCTCGACGACGCTTGCTTCCTTGCCGTGCGGCCTCACCAGGAAATTGTACACCGACGACGAATTCGGCTCCGGCTCGGCGGCATACGTTCCGACCACGCTCTTGATCTTGCCGCAATCGGCGTCGCGCAGCGTGAAGCGCGGTCCCACCGCCTCGATAATCCCGTGATTGGAATCCTGCGCCTGAATCCGCATCCCATTTTCCTGGATCATCGAATTGACCGCGTCCCACGCCAAGTCGTACGGCAGCGGAATCACCACCCGCTGCTGCTCGTCGCGCGGCGGCTCGGTCATCGGCGGATAGACGCACGCACCGGCGGCGATCGAAATCGCGAGCGCCGCAATCCGCAGGTAATTCTTCATCGCGGGTCGAACTCTCATTAAACTGCGGTCGCATGATAGCAGAAGGCGCGCACCGAACGCCCAACCAATGCGACGTAGCACTCGGCCGATCCGGGTCCTTGATACCTCGCCCGTTACTTTACGGGAGAGGAGCCCGCCGCTGCGGCGGGTAGGTGAGGGTACCGGATCGCCCGACACAGCACCGTGCGTTCCGGGTGAATGTCGTCAAACGGCCGGGAACTTCAGTTCGTCGCGTCGCTGATGCCGACCTTCAAAGGTGCTCGGGGTTTTGAATCCCCCTCGCTCCGCCACACAGTCTGGCATGTTTCCCTACATTATGGAGGAGTGATGAAATCGGCGCGTGGGGCGCGAATCACGCGCGACCGTGGACCCGGAGAATGCCAACGGCTGCGGCTGAGCGCAAAATGGCGCAAAATTCTCTGTTCGCGATTTCGGCGTGTCCATCCGCGAGCCGGCCTCCATCTTGCTGGAGGCCAGTACGTACTTGGGTAGCGCAAGCTACTCCGCCGCGTAAAGTCTATCGGATGTCCAGAGCCTGGTCCTGCGCGCTCCAGAGCGGGGGCAGTTCGATTCTTTGGGTCATTGCGAGGGTGGTGAGGTCCGCCGGCTGGCGGCCTTCGGCGATCGCCTCGACGATCCTGGGCGCCAGAAACGCCAGCCGCATCACGCGCCGCACGTGACGGCCCGTAAGATGTTCTCGGTTGGCGATCTCGCCGATCGATTGCGCCCGGCCCGCCAGCAGATCGTTGGACCATCGATACGCTCGTGCGGTCGCGTTGAGCAGCGGTAGATCGACACGCGCCGTTGGCGTGGCGTCACCATCAATGATCAGGCGCATCTCAACGCCGCGCCGCCTCATCCGCATCGGGACGAGTCGAGCTAGCGCAAGTTCGTTCGGAGTTGCGGCATCATGCCCTTCATCGGATGGGATCGGCAACTTGATCAATACCTGGATGCCGTTCTGCTTGAGTACGACGCGTTCGATCAGCCGGGTCAGTACTGATGCAGCTTCCGCTTCGGACCGCAGGCTTTGAATCCAGGCTTCGGCGACCTTGAATATCGAGGGCAATCGGCTCGCATCGATGTCGAACTCCTCAATCGCTCCGGCGATTGCCGCTCGATCACCGAGAATCTGCTGAGCCGCGGCATTAACGACCCGCTCAAGCTCCGGTGCAGCTACGCGCCACCCGCGCTGGTCATCTTGTAGCGACCCCCTGACCAATCCGCGCGAGACGTAGTAGCGATAATGGCGCGCGCCTTTTACCGCGCCCTGCACATACAGGGGCTCGCCATTCTCGTCGAACAGTTTGCCCGCGAGCGGGCTGGGCGGCGCCTTGGTCGGTCGTTCGCGATGCGTAGCGGCTTGTTCGCGCAAGTGCTGCTGGACCTTCTCCCACAGCTCCCGGCTCACTATGGGCTGGTGTTGCCCTGGATGGCGTTCCTTCTTGTGACGGATCTCGCCGAGATAGATCGGGTTAGACAGCATCTGGTACAGAGCCCCGCGCGAAAATTGCTGGCCTCCCGATCGCACACCGTTTTTTGACACCCGGACTTTGGAGACGATCTCGCGGCGCTCCAAATCGCCTCTCAGGAGCCGGACGGAACCGAGTTCCAGATATCGTTCATAGATGTGTTTCACCGTCGTGGCTTCGGTCCGATTGACTACCAGCCGGCGATCATGGACGTCGTAGCCCAGTGGTGGTACTCCGCCCATCCACATTCCCTTGCGCTTGGAGGCGGCAATCTTGTCACGGATCCGCTCGCCCGTTACTTCGCGCTCGAATTGCGCGAACGACAGCAGGACGTTGAGCGTAAGTCGGCCCATAGAGGTCGTCGTGTCGAACTGTTGTGTGACTGCGACAAACGAAATGCCATGCGCGTCGAACAATTCGACCATCTTGGCGAAGTCTGCGAGTGAGCGTGTGAGGCGATCCACTTTGTAAACGACCACCACGTCGACCAGTCTCCGCCGGATATCTTCCAACAGGCGCTGAAGCGCGGGACGCTCCATCGTCCCGCCCGAAAGGCCACCATCATCGTAGGCGGTCTTGATGAGCCGCCAGCCCTCGCCCGTCTGGCTCTTGATGAACGCCTCACACGCCTCGCGCTGCGCGTGGAGTGAGTTGAAGTCCTGCTCCAGTCCTTCCTCGGACGATCTGCGGGTGTAGATTGCGCAGCGTCGTGTTCGCGACTTAGCGTGCTCCATCGCGGCTCTCCTCTTGTGATCGCTTGAAGCCGAAAAACAACGGACCCGACCATCGAGTTCCAGTAATCTCGCGCGCGACTTCCGAGAGCGAACGGTAGTGCCTGCCTCGGAAACGAAATCCCTTTTCGAGAACACTTACCTGATGGCTGATACCGCGCCATTCGCGCACCAGCACCGCGCCGGGCTGCACGATGCGAGACGGTGTTGCGGCCAAAGCCGACCCGTTAGCGCCATCATGGGCGAACTCTGCCAGCAGGCGTCGGGTCGAGGGCTTGAGGCCGCCGAAAGCTTTTTCCTGAAGGCGATACGCGATCGCGCGCGTCAGGAAGGACCGGCCGATGTCGCGCGACGGCGCCTTTCCGAACATGGCTCTCCAGCGCTCACGGAGTTCATCAACACCCAGCTTCGACAGGCTCGCGATTTCCGCGGCGAGCGCTTCGCGGCCGATAGCCGGTGCGCGCCGCTTCATGATCGTTTCTCCAAATATTTCGCGACCTTCAGCTCGGCATCCAAGCTCATATATGGTCCTCCACGAGGTGGGATTTGCTGCCCCAAATGACACCACACACATTGCTCGTTTCGTCGCACGGAGCCAGTCATGTGCTGCTCGAGATTTCGGGAAATATCCGCTCTCACCAGGTCGTTTCTGGCGCGATTTCGGCAGTCCCA comes from Candidatus Binatus sp. and encodes:
- a CDS encoding DUF2924 domain-containing protein; translated protein: MGLPKSRQKRPGESGYFPKSRAAHDWLRATKRAMCVVSFGAANPTSWRTIYELGCRAEGREIFGETIMKRRAPAIGREALAAEIASLSKLGVDELRERWRAMFGKAPSRDIGRSFLTRAIAYRLQEKAFGGLKPSTRRLLAEFAHDGANGSALAATPSRIVQPGAVLVREWRGISHQVSVLEKGFRFRGRHYRSLSEVAREITGTRWSGPLFFGFKRSQEESRDGAR
- a CDS encoding recombinase family protein, with amino-acid sequence MEHAKSRTRRCAIYTRRSSEEGLEQDFNSLHAQREACEAFIKSQTGEGWRLIKTAYDDGGLSGGTMERPALQRLLEDIRRRLVDVVVVYKVDRLTRSLADFAKMVELFDAHGISFVAVTQQFDTTTSMGRLTLNVLLSFAQFEREVTGERIRDKIAASKRKGMWMGGVPPLGYDVHDRRLVVNRTEATTVKHIYERYLELGSVRLLRGDLERREIVSKVRVSKNGVRSGGQQFSRGALYQMLSNPIYLGEIRHKKERHPGQHQPIVSRELWEKVQQHLREQAATHRERPTKAPPSPLAGKLFDENGEPLYVQGAVKGARHYRYYVSRGLVRGSLQDDQRGWRVAAPELERVVNAAAQQILGDRAAIAGAIEEFDIDASRLPSIFKVAEAWIQSLRSEAEAASVLTRLIERVVLKQNGIQVLIKLPIPSDEGHDAATPNELALARLVPMRMRRRGVEMRLIIDGDATPTARVDLPLLNATARAYRWSNDLLAGRAQSIGEIANREHLTGRHVRRVMRLAFLAPRIVEAIAEGRQPADLTTLAMTQRIELPPLWSAQDQALDIR
- a CDS encoding PA14 domain-containing protein, whose product is MNAAEKRNRQIENAVFLIPFVSYAYFYQGSDQSVACRFDLMRSMLEKGTLWIDDFCGFNTADIIKFGPHIYSVKAPGTSFTALIPWAAIKLALTPLQANHEEMFWAFATYLTTLATTGLLTALMCLVMYRFARFLGAPEGRAAGIAMILGLGTIAFPYATELTGEPVAAVTSFCGFYLVATFTKRSSIARAFFGGFLAGWAVLNDYPVFLAAAAIGIYALFKLPAWKDVAAFSAGAAITAIVLFAYNWGAFGSPLFFSYQAFKLPENAQFPEQAVGFVGLTYPKIRILWNVLLDPQRGLLFCNPVLLLTIPAVAYFARQLRWRAEFAVTVFAFMALILFNASYGESIVSWGGGTATGPRQIVAAIPFMVLTLAFLPAASDLLLGALAFVSVAIMLMATATNPHFPYEYENPVRDFALQQFMRGDFATNRDSFFGGGMLFGDSIAFNLGTLLRLPGPMQLWPLAAWWIIGAFDFAESLQLWGRKTTRHLIAIAASIGIASIFLLSMSAAILQPYELSRPNGLLGRYMVGDNCADSPPHIVRVDPQLDFVNIGHMGAMPFPSCTVWKGQLIAPTAGDYRFAIDVDDSGWVAIDGVQIIRDPGNTSKPHEEGTIHLTAGRHLIEVGQRNLAGDAYIHLFWQPPGAGGPEIIPSKALIPERLDHAAR
- a CDS encoding zinc-binding dehydrogenase, which produces MKGRVAFIPAAHQIEFHEYDVPTAQPGGIVATVTQTNVCGSEVHMWKGEFGRRGIMPGHEMSGHIDSLGAGVKTDWAGVPVKVGDRIAPVYYTVCNRCVNCVTGNHAACTAKGMGMRHPDEPPHFTATFATHYIVKPEQHFYRVPDNVPDSIASSANCAMSQVYWSLDRARLAYGETLLVLGAGGLGLHAMAIAKARGARVIAIDGVELRLREAKRFGADDTIDMSDHAEFEAREKRVRELCNGLPDVVLEVAGVPNAFMDGIRLTRNGGRLIEVGNISPKLTVELAPSLITFKSLEIIGVATYPPHYLKKSLDFLSAHIDRFPYREMCDATFPLSRAAEALDKSERREITRAGLIPERD